The nucleotide window TCATTCCAATAGTCGTATGCTTTTATCCGTACATATTGAAGAAAATCAAATACATCCGCCTGATGGTCCTCTTGCATTTTTTTAATGATCGCCTCAACCTTTTTCTGCATTTCCTGTTCGACAGCTTCTTCGAGCTGATCCAGGTTTTTTTGATTATTGATCTCCATGCCATCGATCCAATCTTCAGCCAAAAGGCCTTCTGTTTGAATGTGAACCTGAAAATAATCTTCTCCTTGCTTACGCTCATAGGATATATCGGGATTCAAGTTCATAATCTCAAAGTTAAAAACGCCTCTATCCTCAAAAGGAACCTCTAAGACGCCTTTTTCTGCTTCTCCGACGACTAAATTAAACCCTTCGATATCTTCCTCCGCTAAGGTGCCAATCATTGTGTTGGTTTTTCCTAAAAAAATCGCCCCTCCGTCAATTTTTATCGTATTTTCTTCGTCCACTCTCACAAGAGGAATCAAATAACTCCTTCGACCGATGGCTTGGTCTGCCATGTCCCCCATTGTTAGCTCCTTAGGCATTTGTAAAACAGAGCGTTGCCTTTCCGCTAGAATGGGAATAGACATGGCCGGCATATCTTCTAAATCAACATCAACTTCAAAAATAGATTTTGCTTCACTTGAAGAAACAAAGATGAGGTTTCTTGTTCGCATTTCATGATCTCGGTAAAAGAAATCCAGAAGATGACTCGTCAATCCCTCTTTGGCCAATTCCTGGTTCAAAATGATCACCTGCAGATGCTCGAAGTTTGTTCTACGGCTCGTTTTCGTTGAAATTTCACGAGAAACTTGCATATCCGTTAAGTCGGATCCAGTGACGTTAAAATATGCTTGCTGCGTACCGCCTCCCTCCGACTCCACTTTTAGCGCCTCTGGTACAGCGATTTGATATGTCGTTATCTGAGTGTCATCTTCCCCCGGATCCATTGCCACCCCCATAACAAAACCCAATTCTTCGATTTCTCTTAAGTCCCAGCAACCAACGAGAGAGGATATGAATATGACAATGATCAGAAATCGAAGCATGAACGTTCTCATCTGCCCACATCCTTAAGGTTATGTCGATGCTTACGGTTCCAATAAGTTAAATAACCGCAACTCAGGCCTGCAAGAATTAATATCAGTCCTAAACTGTTAACCCAGTGCCTCATGATAAAGGCTTCAGTGATTGACTGTGGTACAAAGGCTAAGCAGATCACGATAAAGGCTACACTAGCTGTTACCCAGATTTTGTTGACCCGAGGAACAAAGTGGGCTTGAATATTGTGGACAGCCAAAAGATAGCTGATGGACAAAGCATTGAAAATAGACATCACCCAAACCGTAAGCATGAGGGACTCAACACGCTCGAAAAATCCGCCGGGGATTTCAATTTCTTTAGCTAGTTCAACTGTAGGGAAGGTTATAAGTTTTGTAGACTGGAGGCTAAAAATCGCAATACAGCCCATCGTTACCAGTACATTCAGGGTCATAAGGATCATGATGGAAACATTCAAAGGGAATGCTCTAATCTGTGATGCCTTCATGGATGACATAAAGAAAAATAACATTTCAATCCCTATAAAAGCTGGAAATGCCACCGTCATTCCTCTTAATATAGGGGACACTCCTTCAGGAAATAACGGACGTAATTCATGTAGATTTACGTTTGGTATATTAAAAGCCAGCATGAAAATGATAACCAGAAATGTTATAGGAACAAACATCAAGTTTAGATGAATAATGCCTTGGGTTCCTTTGGAAACAGCATAAGCTGCTAATAATACAATCAAAGCTGTCGTAAACTCGGAAGGCGTATAGATCAGTAAGTACAGCTTTACAACGTCACCAAAAATATGTAATTGATAAGCCATTAAACTGACGAAAAAAATAACAAAAAAAAGCGCTAGCCCTTTTGAAATCCAATATCCAAATTTACCTTGTCCAATAAATTCAAGAAGGTTTTGACCCGGATATTTGCGTTGCAAGTGGGTATACAGTGAAATGACCACCATTGTGAGAAAACCATAGAGAATAATTACAATCCAGCTATCTGCTGTCTGCATCACTTCCGTTAATTCACGGGGAGAACTGAGAAATCCAACGCTCGGCGTTGCAGCTAAAAGAGAAACTGCCATTTCATGAGCCTTGATCTGATATGTTTCCCGATTAGTCATTCTCTTTAATCTCTCCCAAGATTTTTCGTCGTTTGCGTTGATTGGCCTCGTTTTTCCATGGTGATGCAGTAACCTCATTCAACCATTTATTTACATAATAAGCGGAAATAATGAAAAGAGAGGTACTGCCGGCTATCATTAATGACAGCCCTGTAGGCAACAAACTTAACAGACGGCTCCACAATTCTTCCACATGACTCACCTCTTCCTTTCAGAGCTACTTAGGGACTGCTGAATAACGGAAAAAGACTGGCATATAAGCATTGTCCGTTGGTGTTGTCAAAGCTGGATGCAAGGAAATCCATCTATAAACAAAAAACCCTTGCACTTCTGGCAACATATGGTGGGACGGTGCTGCAATGGCGTAGACATCAAAGCGGACGCGTCGAGCACCCACAGCGCCGGTTTTGCGCGAGGAGGCTTGACCGTTCGTCCGCGGAAAGCGAAGCCATGGAAGCGGCATCCCGGCTTCAGCTGATAGCTGCAAGTTGTTCAGCAATCCATAATTATTGGAAGACTTCATGTGTTATCATGATCAAACATCCCGAAATTATGTATAGCGTAAAAACTTTACTCGTAAACGTCTTTAATGATCAGATTTTTTGAAATTTTTATTTGAGGTCATCGTTATTCAACTTTGCTGTTCCGCCTGCGGATGAAAAGTAATGCCTTTTAGGAGTAGTACCAGAGAACATAAATGGAAGTAAGTGTGTGCAGTCGTCTGTTTCAGAAATTGTTTCTCCCTTTATTCGCCATACCCATATTTCCTCCCGACGGTACTCATAAGAAGGGCCGGTGTTCATCTCAGAGCAGATTGACCTTCGTTTGAGGGATTACATTGCTTCTCTTGTTCCTCTCGAAGTGGCTCGATCTCATCAGAGGGATTACAAGCGATAACACATTAAGGGAAACAATTTCTGGGATAGATTACTAGTACAGAGTGGTTGCATTAATCACTCACACCAGTGATACAGCCATTCTAAACACGTCATAGCGTGGTTTAACGATTTTCCAGAAATCCCGCCTTCGTTGATTCATCTTTTTAAAGATGGACCCCTCCCTGTGTGCCCCAAATTGAAGTTTTTTCTCTTTTCAAGGACGATGGACCTTCCCGCGCACTTTATTGGGGAATCATTCCAATAGGGTGTGACAGTATCTTTTTATATAGTATTGGAGGATTTGCAAAATGACTCGGGGAGGTGAATTGGTATTAGGCCTTATCGGTGTTGTTTTCACTTTGATTCTGGGCGCATTTCTGGGTTTTATCATTGTAGGATTTCAAGCCTTAATAAGGGCATATGAACAAGACATGATCAATGACCCTACGGTTCCCTCACACGAGGTTGAAGGCGCCACCACTTTCTTTGGATTCCTCGCTTCACTGGGATGGTGGGCTTTTGCAATGCATATCATTGGGCTTATTTTAGGGTTTGTTGCCCTCATTATGTTAAAAAATAATCCCACAACATCAGGTATTTTATATATCATCGCCGGTGGACCGATGTTACTTCTCAGCTTCGGAATATCGTTGATTCCATCTGTTTTATTCATAATCGCGGGCATTAGGTGCCTCGTTAGGAAACCACCTGTTTCATTCGAATATGCACAACCTTATTGAACGCTTGCCCTACATTAGAAAACTTGACTTTTCGCCATGCCTTTATGGCGAAAAATCTTAGTTGCACTTATGTAGGTAATAAAGTTGATTTATACTTTCTTACCTACTAAAAAAGCCGCATTTTCTCCATCGAAAATGCGGCTTTTTTCATTTCACACGTTTTGCAACACCTTTTCTTCTGCATCCCAAAAATCGGAAACATTCTCATCAAGACGAAGAGAGTGCGCTGTTGACGTATGAATGTCACGGAAAAGATCCGGGTTCTCTGACAGTGACACGCCATAAGAAGGGATCATTTCCTTTATTCTCGGTTCCCATTCTTTCATTTCTTGCGGAAAACATTTTTCCAAGACGTCAAGCATCACGTGAACGGCAGTGGAAGCACCCGGAGAAGCACCGAGCAGAGCAGCTATCGATCCGTCATCGGCACTAACAACTTCCGTGCCAAATTGAAGTGTTCCTTTTCCGGAAGCCTCGGTATCTTTGATCACTTGTACACGTTGGCCCGCTGTCACTAACTCCCAATCTTCGATTCTGGCATTTGGAATAAACTCCCGCAATTCTTCCATGCGTTGTTTTTTCGATAACATTAATTGTTTGATCAGGTATTTTGTCAGTGGAATGTTTTTTGCGCCTGCGGCCAGCATTGTTGTGAGATTATCCGATTTTACGGAAGTGGCCAAATCGAATATGGAACCTGTTTTTAAAAACTTTGGCGAGAAACCGGCAAACGGTCCAAACAGCAACGTTTTTTTGTCGTCGATGTATCTGGTATCAAGATGCGGAACCGACATTGGGGGTGCTCCGACCTTCGCCTTGCCGTACACTTTTGCCTGATGCTGCTCGACAACTTCCGGATTGTTGCACGCCATAAAAAGCCCGCTCACCGGAAACCCTCCAACATGTTTCCCTTCAGGAATACCGGATTTCTGCAGCAAATGCAGGCTTCTCCCCCCTGCGCCGATAAAGACGAACTTTGCCGTATGGTGTTCGATGTTGTCGTTGGCCATATCATGCACTTTTACTTCCCACGAGCCGTCGCTCGTCTGTTTAAGATCTTCAACACTATGCCGGTAATGGATATCAACATTATTGTTTTGCAGGTGATCAAGCAACAAGCGTGTTAAAGCTCCAAAATTAACATCCGTTCCCGAATCGATTTTGGTTGCCGCGATCGGTTCATTTGATGTACGGCCTTCCATGATCAGCGGTATCCATTCCTTAAGTTTTTCGGGATCATCGGAATACTCCATCTCTTGAAACAGCGGATCATTGGACAGCGTTTCATAGCGTTTTTTCAAAAACTTTACATTTTCCTCTCCATGCACATAACTCATATGTGGCATGGGCATAATGAATTCCTGCGGCCTACGAATCAAATTGCTATTAACAAGATAAGACCAGAACTGTCTTGAAAGCTGGAACTGTTCATTAATTTTTATTGCTTTGCCGGCATCGATGGATCCGTCAGGTTTTTCGGTTGTATAGTTGAGTTCGCATAGTGCAGCATGGCCGGTACCCGCATTATTCCATTCATTCGAGCTTTCTTCTCCCGAACTTCCGAGTTTCTCAAACACTTTGATTTCCCACTCAGGTGCCAACTCTTTCAATAATGATCCCAAAGTCGCGCTCATCACCCCGGCGCCAATTAAAATAACATCTGTTGTCGTTTGTTTGTTACTCATTTTCTCCACCCTTTACACCCTAAAGTATGAAAAAAGAATGTAGGTACTCTTGCTCGTGCCGATGCACACATCCTAAGTCAACTATAGCCTAATTCTTCAATTTTTCACAGCATTTCCTTTCATGTTTAGCTAAACACCCAACGTTGATTTCTCAAGCATGGTTCCGTTTTTCGCAAAGTTTGTGTGCCAGGAGAACGCCTTCTCTAGGAGGTGAGGCGTGTGGCCTCCCTGTTCGCATGCTTCTTTGTAATAAGCATAGAGTTGTTCCCGATACATCGGATGGGCGCAATGTTCAATAATAAGCGGCACACGTTCTGTCGGTGCTAATCCGCGCAAATCGGCATAGCCTTGTTCTGTCACGATCACATCCACATCGTGTTCGGTGTGGTCGACGTGGGAAACAAAAGGTACGATGCTTGAGACATCCCCCCTCTTTGCTATTGATTTAGTAACAAAAATCGCAAGTCGTGAATTTCGGGTGAAATCTCCTGAACCTCCGATTCCATTCATCATTTCAGTGCCGAGAATATGAGTGGAATTCACATTACCATACAGGTCGACTTCGATCGGCGTGTTAATTGAAATCAAGCCCAATCGACGAATGATTTCCGGATGATTTGAAATTTCTTGCGGCCTTAACATTAAACGATCGCGATACTTATTCATATCCGCATAGACTTCTTCAATTTTCGTTTCAGACAATGTGATGGAACAACCGGAAGCAAAGCGAATTTTGCCAGCGTCCATAAGGTCAAAGACAGCATCTTGCAAAACCTCGGAATACACTTCCAGATCTGTAAACTCCGAATCCAAAAGACCGTGCAAAACGGCGTTGGCCACCGATCCAATGCCGGATTGCAATGGCGCAAGATTATCCGGCAGACGGCCCAATTCTTTTTCTTTACGTAAAAAATCAATCAGATGGTTCGCCATAACAGCCGTTTCCTCATCAGGCGGCACAATCGTCGATGGGGAATCGGCCTGATTGGTAATAACGACGCCTTTAATTTTTTCGATGTCGACGGGAATGCCTTTGGATCCGAGACGGTCGTCAACGTGCTTCAACCCGATGGGTTCGCGGTTTCCTTGCTCGCCTGCTTCATAAATATCATGCAAGCCTTCCATTTCTGCTGGTTGGGCAAGGTTCAACTCAATAATAACCGCTTCCGCTTTTTCTACGAAAATGGAGGAATTGCCAACCGATGTCGACGGGATAATTTCGCCGTTTTCCGTGATTGATATCGCTTCCACAATCGCGAAATCAACAGGATTCAGCGCATCCTGGCGAAGAGCTTCAGCAGTGTGCGATAAATGCTGATCCACAAAAAGCATATCCCCGTGATTAATTTCCCTGCGCATTGTGCTGTCTGCCTGAAAGGGAAGACGTTTATGAACGATGCCGGCGTCAGCCATGATCCGATCAATATCGGAGCCAAGTGAGGCACCGGTATACACATTCACTTTTACGTTTTCTTGTTTGGCTTTATCGACAAGTGCAGATGGAACGGCTTTAGCGTCTCCCGCCCTTGTGAATCCGCTAAGACCCAATGTCATGCCATCATTTATCCAGGAAGCCGCTGTTTCCTCCGAAACAATGCGGTTATGCAAACGTGAATCGCGTAAAAGCTGTTCTATCTTTTGTTCCATAGAAAACCCTCACTTCAGCAATTTTCTCCTCATTATATCAACGAATTGCCAAAGACTCAGGTGCTTCTGAATGAAAAGGCTTAAATGGATGACGAACCAGCAAAAGAAGAACATAAAGCAGAAAAATTAGAAGGAAAGGATTTTACGGAAATGACTGGCGTACGTTTGGCTAACGGGAATTCTCGTTTGGTCCTTCATCATCAACAAGAAAGTTGAATGCGTGTCAGGCTGTATTTCGGTGATAAAATTGACATTGATAATATAGGAACGGTGACAGCGAATAAAGGAATCATCGGGCAAGTGAGGTTCTAGCTCATTCAAACTAAATTTATGCGTACCCGTTCCCCTTTCGGATTGAATCCATGTTTTTCGGTTCTGTGCTTCAAAAAACATAACGTCTGGATAAGGAACGGGCACCCAGCGATCGTTCATTTGAACGGTCACTAAGGACGAAAGGAGACGCAACTGCTTGCTTGGCAAAATAGCAGTAACACACCCTGCGGGTCGCCCAGCGTCAAAAATGGGGACAGACGTCCCGAAGTAGGGGGTACCAAACACTTTGCTATTTATATGATCAGATGTTTTCCGTTGAATGGAGAGAGCCTTATAAGTCACGGTATTTTCATTGATTTTATCGCCGGGCCTGATTTTTAAATCAATGTGTTTGCTTGGCTTATAATAAATAAAGTGTTGGACGTCAGACACGGCAATGGAGGTCTCTTTCGGAAATAGTTCCCTGAACGTTTCCATCATCGAAGCAACCGAAAAATCGTCCATGTAGCGACACTCCTTGTCAGCCTATGAAAAATAATGCTATCTATCTTTATTATAACATCCAAACCGGGAACAACAATCCCCACACACTCCATCAAAAACAAACATGACGCCTCGCGATCAAATTGGAGATGAGACGGACATCAAACATTTTGTTACATTTGCGAACTATATTGGCGTTCGGCAACCATTATGAGTCCGCAGAACACAAGCCTGAGGACCCATTTGGCTTCAGAGCTTCCCTTCGAGTCCGCAGATACTCTTCCTGAGGACTCTTTTCGCTTCAGTACCTCTCCCCGAGTCCGCAGATACTCTTCCTGAGGACTCTTTTCGCTTCAACACCTCTCCCCGAGTCCGCTGATACTCTTCCTGAGGACTCTTTTCGCTTCAACACCTCTCCCCGAGTCCGCTGATACTCTTCCTGAGGACTCTTTTCGCTTCAACACCTCTCCCCGAGTCCGCTGATACTCTTCTTGAGGACTCTTTTCGCTTCAACACCTCTCCCCGAGTCCGCTGATACTCTTCCTGAGGACTCTTTTGGTTTCTAAGCTTCCCTCCGAGTCCGCAAAAACACACAGAACCCATTTAAAATTAAGCATTGGTTATCATTAGAAACTTCTGATGGCGTTTGCTCTATATTTTTTCCTGAAAAAGCCAATCGTTCACGTTCCCCTACTGCCAATCCTGAAACAGACTTTTCACTTTTTGCACCATTCGTTGAACCAATTCAGATTATGGAGCAACAAAAAGACAATTTCCATTGCCTTGATCTCGGCGATTGTTTTGGCTGATAAATCGTTTGTTTCGGCTGATATATTGATGTTTTCCGCTGATATCGAAGTATTTTCGGCTGATAAACGCTACAATGTTGGCACCCAGGCTATTAAGTTGGTATATGGTTTGTCCCAGCGTAGATCCCTCCTATCGAGTGGTTCGTTCTTGATCTTTTATCCATAGCCGACAATTTCTAATCTTATTCTAATCTCTTTTGCCGATTATTTTAGTATAATAAACGTAGAGAGTGAAGCGGAGGTGAACGGTTGTGGCCAGAATATTGATCGTGGAAGACGAGAAGCGCTTGGGGCGGCTTTTAACATTGGAATTGGAGTATGAGGGATACAGCGTGGAAGTTCAACATGATGGCCAATCGGGGTTAGAGGCGACACTCGAAGGGGGCTGGGATCTCGTGATTCTCGATGTGATGCTGCCGTCATTGAGTGGCATGGAGATTCTTAGACGCTTTCGTCGGGAAGATTCGTTGACACCCGTAATGATGCTGACGGCGAGAAATGAAATTCCCGATAAAGTGAGTGGCCTTGATCTCGGTGCGAATGATTATGTATCCAAACCATTTGAAAATGAAGAACTGTTGGCAAGGATCCGCGTCCAGCTACGCGATTATAAAAAAGTGGAAAAAAAACAGACAGAAGAGATCTTACAGTTTGAAGATTTGACGGTGAACGTCCAAAGCCGGGAAGTACAAAGAGGCGATGATCAGATCACACTCACACCGCGGGAATTCGATTTGCTTCATCATTTGATCGTCAATCAGGGTCACGTCCTAAACCGCGAGCAACTTATCCAGGCGGTATGGGGGTATGATTTTATCGGTGACACAAACATTGTGGACGTCTACATCCGCTACCTGCGCAAAAAAATAGATGCCGGCGCTGAGCCGTTAATCCATACAATGAGAGGCGTCGGCTATGTAATGAAAAGGCAAAGTCGATGAAATTAAAAACAAAATTGCAAGTATCAGCGGCACTGGCATTGATTTTCTTTGTCGCTGCTACAAACATATTTGTCTATGTGGTATATGAAAATGACAGTTGGTCCTCGGAAATTACGAGAGTGACCAACCAGGCCGAGGCGATGACCGAACCTCTCAGTGAGGCCATTGAATCCGGAACGGAATTAGACGGCATCATCCAGGCCAATCTTCCCGGAAACGGCATGGTGAGGATCATTGATCAACAGGAAGATACGATTCATACCTCTACGAGAGAGCCACGTTTCTCCGAGTTCCCCGCGCACTTCACGAATACACAAGATGCCCGCACATGGGTCAATGAAGATGGAGAGCGGTTTGTTTTCATTTATAAACCGATCATTTGGGAAGATGGGAGCATCGTCACATTGGAGGTTTCGGAACGCTTACAGGGCATGGAAGCCAATATGGAAGTGCTCCGCTATATTCTCGTAGCGGCATCATTCATTGTCCTCATCCCCGCAGTCCTTGGAGGTTGGGTGTTAGGCACCATCATTTTGCGTCCGATTAATCGCTTAATAGCGACGATGAAGAACATACAGGAAAAAGGAAATTTAAAACCGATTAAAAGCAAACGCCGTTCCCGGGACGAACTTCAGCAGCTAATCGAGGCATTTAACGACATGGTGGAACGTTTGGAACGTGAATTTGAAAAACAAGATCAATTTGTATCTGATGCCTCCCATGAATTACGCACACCGTTAACCGTGATCGACGGATATGCCACCATGTTGAAACGCTGGGGGAAAACAAAACCGGAAGTGTTGGATGAAGGGATTGATGCAATTACGGAAGAAGGGGCGCGGATGAAACATTTGGCCGAACAGTTGCTCCTGCTCGTCAAAGATGGCGAATACCTGCAACTGGCACCCGAGCATTTTCAGCTCGATGCGGTTGTCCGGAAAGCGGTGCGAGCAATGGAAACCGCTACGCAGCGCCAGATTTATTTTCAAGTCACTTCAGAGATGGATGCGCTCCATGTCTATGCCGATATGGAAAAAGTAAAGCAAGTGCTTTACATCATTCTCGATAACGCTCTTAAATACAGCGACAAGCATATTGACGTTTCCGTTTGGCAAGAGAACCGCATGGCCTATGTATCCATCACCGATTACGGTAATGGTATTTCCGAAGTGGACCAGGAACGTATTTTTGATCGCTTTTACAGAATCAACAAAGCACGATCGCGCGAAGACGGTGGCACGGGGCTAGGGTTATCCATTGCTGCCAAATTAATGGAAGCACAAGGCGGACGAATCACATTAGACAGCAACGTCGGCGCGTATACGACATTTACCATCGAAATGCCGGTTGAAGATGCCGGGGAGGTGTATGCATGAAAAAAATGCTATTTATAAGCACCGGCATTGTTATATTTTTGTTGACAGCAGTTGCCGTGACGCAGCTGAATGCCGGTACAGGCAGCGCGCAACTATCAGAGGATGAAATTCGGGAGAAAGTCGGGAACGAATACCCGGGAGACGTAGTAAATGCAGAGTCCACACAGCATAACGGCCAACCCGCGTATGAAGTAGAACTTGCAAACGACCAAGGGATCTATAACCTTCTGGTCGACGCTGCTGAAGGAGAGGTGATGAACCTGGAGATCATTGAAGCTCGAACGGAGAGCGACGGAGAAAGCGAAGAGGAAACGAATGGCGAGGAAGAAGAAACAGCGGGCGATGAACCTCCGGTCACTGCTGCAGAAGCCGTGCAAATCGCTGCGAATGAAGTAGATGGGGTCATTGAAGAAATGGAGCTCGAGATAGATGATGAAAGCACCTATTATGAAATTGAAATCGAATCAAGCAGCGGAGACATCGATATAGATATTGATGCGTATACCGGAGAGATACTCGTTTTTTCGTATGATGATTAGGGGAACGTCTCCAGCCTCATACGTTATAATTTCTACGAAAAGCCTGTTTTGAACCCTAAAAAGGGCTTTCGCAATGTCGCGAAAGCCTTTTTCAATCGTGTTACTCGTCTTCAATCTCCAATTCCTTGCCGTCCAAAAATTCGATTTCAATTTCCAGTTCATTGTAATCCGAATCTAAGTCAAACGCTTCAAGCGCAGCTTGCTTCACTTCCTCCTCATTTGAGTTTTCGTCAATGCCCACGTTTGGCAGGATATCGGAAAGCTCGTTCAGCGCCTCGTCTCCGCTGATTTCAGTTTCCTTGTCCCCGCGCTCATCCTCAATTTCCGCTTCCGGATCGCCGCCTTCATATTCGTAATCTGCTTCATATTCCCGATCCCCGTACTCTACGTCCAACTCAAACTCCTTATATGGAAGCGATTCGAACCAGTCATTTTCGCCATCTGTCTGCACGGTTGTTTCTTCCTCTTGGACCGACGTTTCACCACTGTCTTTCGGTGCTTGCCCATCATCCCCCGCACTAGCATTAAACTGGGAAAATCCGACGGCCGACAAAGAGATTGCAGCTACACACCCTGTGGCAATCATAAATTTTTTCATGTCATGTTTCCTCCTTTATTTGGTATACATTCACTGTACACCTCCCCGATGAACCTTCTCTGAATGTAACATTAAAAATTGATTAGAAAATAAAACGGTGCACCACTCTCGAAAGTGATACACCGCTTTCGCTGTTTTATTCGTTTCGTCCAAACGCGTCGCCTGCCAGTTGCATGATCGTCATGTCATCCATCGGTGGGTTATGCAGACCGGCGCGCACATCGCGGTAATACCGGCCGAGCGGCGTGTCGGGTTGCAAACTTTTCGCCCCGGCAACGCGCATGGCAAGGTCCACGATATCGACCGCGTCGTTGACGACCACGTGTTTGGCCGCGCCCAGTTCCGTTTTCATCTGCTGGCGGGTTTCCTGATCGCCTCGGTCCCATTTACCTGCGACCGAATAGAGGAAGTGGCGGCTTCTTTGCCGCATCAGCTCCGCTTCGCCGATTTTCTGCTTAATGTTTGGAAGATCAGCAATTGTTCCTTCGATGCTGTTGGGCGAATAGTGATTGGCATAATTGGCACTGTAATCAAGGGCCGCCTCCGCGATGCCGAGGTAGCAAGCCGGGATGTGCAAAAGCCATCCGGCTGCTTCTTTTTGCGGAGTGAGTGCTTGCACATAATCTGCATCCTTCAATTCTACATTTTCCAGCACGAGATCATCACTTCCGCTCGCACGCATGCCGAGGGCGTCCCACGTATGGTCGATGGATACTCCCGGCAAACTGCGATGCACCAAGAAGTTCCCGACTTCGTCCCTGCCTTCAATACCGGCGCTTACGATAAAATAATCAAGGGTTGGCGCAAGCGTGGTAAAGGTTTTGCGGCCGCTGATTATCCAGCCGTTCTTCGTTTTTGTTGCTGTTGTTTCCGGACGTCCGCCGCGAGTCGGGCTTCCCGTCGCCGGTTCACTGGCAGCCCCATTGAGCAAAGCGCCGTTCTCCACAATATCGCGGGCGACGGCCGCGTAGGTTTTTTCATCCCATGTCTCGTTTTCCCCGATTTGCATCGCGAGGCCCATATGCCAGCCGATCGATAGCGCGGTGGAACCATCGGCTTTGGCGATGGTTTCCTGCAACTCCAGCATCTCCGACAGGCTGATGCCCTGGCCGCCATATTTTTTTGGCACCGTAAGACCCGGATAGTTTGCTTCCCGCAACGCTTTAAAATTTTCATGGGGGAACGTCCCCGCGCGATCATGCTCGGCAGCTCTTTCTTTAAATGCAGGCGTAATTTTTTCCAATATTTCCAGTCGTTCTTGTTGCGTCTGGCATGTTGCTAAATTCATGGTTATCCCTCACCTTTTCAAGCATCTCCCTTAATTATACTAAAACGATCGGGATTATGCATAAGCGACAAATCATCATCCTTTGTGTTTTGGCTGATAAACCCGTCGTTTCCGTTGATATCATGCCGACGTCCCACACGCAAAAAAGCCCCGAGTTCTATTGACCCGAGGCTATCTTGATGGATTTAATCGTGAAAGTCGAGTCCCGAGTGCACTTCTTTTACATAGCCGGTTCGCACGACATAATCCCCAAAATGTTCACCTTCGTCCCGTTCTTTCGCGTATTCGGAAATGATCGGGCGTAATTCTTCCAGAATTTGCGCTTCACCGATATTTTCCCGGTAAAGTTTATTCAGCCGGTCCCCGGCAAAGCCTGCACCTAAATATAAGTTATATTTTCCTGGGGCCTTGCCGATAAA belongs to Salicibibacter cibi and includes:
- a CDS encoding DUF4064 domain-containing protein, which encodes MTRGGELVLGLIGVVFTLILGAFLGFIIVGFQALIRAYEQDMINDPTVPSHEVEGATTFFGFLASLGWWAFAMHIIGLILGFVALIMLKNNPTTSGILYIIAGGPMLLLSFGISLIPSVLFIIAGIRCLVRKPPVSFEYAQPY
- a CDS encoding acetyl-CoA hydrolase/transferase family protein: MEQKIEQLLRDSRLHNRIVSEETAASWINDGMTLGLSGFTRAGDAKAVPSALVDKAKQENVKVNVYTGASLGSDIDRIMADAGIVHKRLPFQADSTMRREINHGDMLFVDQHLSHTAEALRQDALNPVDFAIVEAISITENGEIIPSTSVGNSSIFVEKAEAVIIELNLAQPAEMEGLHDIYEAGEQGNREPIGLKHVDDRLGSKGIPVDIEKIKGVVITNQADSPSTIVPPDEETAVMANHLIDFLRKEKELGRLPDNLAPLQSGIGSVANAVLHGLLDSEFTDLEVYSEVLQDAVFDLMDAGKIRFASGCSITLSETKIEEVYADMNKYRDRLMLRPQEISNHPEIIRRLGLISINTPIEVDLYGNVNSTHILGTEMMNGIGGSGDFTRNSRLAIFVTKSIAKRGDVSSIVPFVSHVDHTEHDVDVIVTEQGYADLRGLAPTERVPLIIEHCAHPMYREQLYAYYKEACEQGGHTPHLLEKAFSWHTNFAKNGTMLEKSTLGV
- a CDS encoding Ger(x)C family spore germination protein encodes the protein MRTFMLRFLIIVIFISSLVGCWDLREIEELGFVMGVAMDPGEDDTQITTYQIAVPEALKVESEGGGTQQAYFNVTGSDLTDMQVSREISTKTSRRTNFEHLQVIILNQELAKEGLTSHLLDFFYRDHEMRTRNLIFVSSSEAKSIFEVDVDLEDMPAMSIPILAERQRSVLQMPKELTMGDMADQAIGRRSYLIPLVRVDEENTIKIDGGAIFLGKTNTMIGTLAEEDIEGFNLVVGEAEKGVLEVPFEDRGVFNFEIMNLNPDISYERKQGEDYFQVHIQTEGLLAEDWIDGMEINNQKNLDQLEEAVEQEMQKKVEAIIKKMQEDHQADVFDFLQYVRIKAYDYWNETNEDWDGEGGAFSKANIDVEIDAKIRNYMSNEKLERKDSHS
- a CDS encoding malate:quinone oxidoreductase, with translation MSNKQTTTDVILIGAGVMSATLGSLLKELAPEWEIKVFEKLGSSGEESSNEWNNAGTGHAALCELNYTTEKPDGSIDAGKAIKINEQFQLSRQFWSYLVNSNLIRRPQEFIMPMPHMSYVHGEENVKFLKKRYETLSNDPLFQEMEYSDDPEKLKEWIPLIMEGRTSNEPIAATKIDSGTDVNFGALTRLLLDHLQNNNVDIHYRHSVEDLKQTSDGSWEVKVHDMANDNIEHHTAKFVFIGAGGRSLHLLQKSGIPEGKHVGGFPVSGLFMACNNPEVVEQHQAKVYGKAKVGAPPMSVPHLDTRYIDDKKTLLFGPFAGFSPKFLKTGSIFDLATSVKSDNLTTMLAAGAKNIPLTKYLIKQLMLSKKQRMEELREFIPNARIEDWELVTAGQRVQVIKDTEASGKGTLQFGTEVVSADDGSIAALLGASPGASTAVHVMLDVLEKCFPQEMKEWEPRIKEMIPSYGVSLSENPDLFRDIHTSTAHSLRLDENVSDFWDAEEKVLQNV
- a CDS encoding GerAB/ArcD/ProY family transporter, translating into MTNRETYQIKAHEMAVSLLAATPSVGFLSSPRELTEVMQTADSWIVIILYGFLTMVVISLYTHLQRKYPGQNLLEFIGQGKFGYWISKGLALFFVIFFVSLMAYQLHIFGDVVKLYLLIYTPSEFTTALIVLLAAYAVSKGTQGIIHLNLMFVPITFLVIIFMLAFNIPNVNLHELRPLFPEGVSPILRGMTVAFPAFIGIEMLFFFMSSMKASQIRAFPLNVSIMILMTLNVLVTMGCIAIFSLQSTKLITFPTVELAKEIEIPGGFFERVESLMLTVWVMSIFNALSISYLLAVHNIQAHFVPRVNKIWVTASVAFIVICLAFVPQSITEAFIMRHWVNSLGLILILAGLSCGYLTYWNRKHRHNLKDVGR